A window of Vulpes lagopus strain Blue_001 chromosome 21, ASM1834538v1, whole genome shotgun sequence contains these coding sequences:
- the LOC121480232 gene encoding acrosin-binding protein isoform X1, with product MRKLAAGFLVSLLEVLLLLLTPAPAQDSISASTPGSPLSSTEYERFFALLTPTWKAETTCRLRATHGCRNPTLVQLDQYENHGLVPDGAVCSDLPYASWFESFCQFTQYRCSNHVYYAKRVRCSQPVSILSPNTLKEIDASSDVPPTTMTSPLSSHVTATERQAFQPWPERLNNNVEELLQSSLSLGGQEQGSERKQEQGQEHKQEQGQEHKQEEGQEQEEQEELEEEGKQEEGQGAEEGLESMAGLQTDPELKFQSEFVSSNPFSFTPRVREVESTPMMIENIQELIRSAQEMDEMNDLYDEEPVWRKPTRDSLLQMPHVEALLVLCYSIVENTCTITPTAKAWQYVEEEILGFGKPVCDSLGRRHSATCDLCDFCSLKLEQCHSEAILQRQLCDSSHKTPFISPLLIAQSMSIGTQVGTPTSGRFYGLDMYGGLRMDFWCARLATKGCEDVRVSGWLQTEFLSFQDGDFPTKVSRMRCLQNETYSVLSQAKSEDLVLRWSQEFSTLTLGQAG from the exons ATGAGGAAGCTAGCTGCTGGCTTCCTTGTCTCACTCCTCGAGG TGCTGCTCCTACTTCTGACACCCGCCCCAGCCCAGGATTCAATTTCGGCCTCCACGCCAGGCAGCCCTCTGTCTTCCACCGAGTATGAACGCTTCTTCGCGCTGCTAACCCCAACCTGGAAAGCAGAGACTACCTGCCGTCTCCGTGCAACGCACGGCTGCCGGAACCCCACCCTCGTGCAGCTGGACCAGTACGAAAATCACGGCTTGGTGCCCGATG GCGCTGTCTGCTCAGACCTCCCTTATGCCTCCTGGTTTGAATCCTTCTGCCAGTTTACTCAGTATCGTTGCTCCAACCACGTCTACTATGCCAAG AGGGTCCGGTGCTCCCAGCCAGTCTCAATCCTCTCACCTAACACTCTCAAGGAGATTGATGCTTCCTCCGATGTCCCTCCCACCACGATGACCTCCCCCCTCTCATCTCACGTCACAG CCACAGAACGACAGGCCTTCCAGCCATGGCCTGAGAGGCTTAACAACAATGTGGAGGAGCTGCTGCAATCGTCCTTGTCCCTGGGGGGCCAGGAGCAAGGTTCAGAGCGCAAGCAGGAACAAGGACAAGAGCACAAGCAAGAACAAGGGCAAGAAcataagcaggaggaagggcaagaGCAAGAAGAGCaagaggagctggaggaggagggaaagcaagaggaaggacagggggcagaggagggactgGAGTCAATGGCAGGGCTGCAGACAGACCCAGAGCTCAAGTTCCAGTCAGAATTTGTGTCTTCCAACCCTTTCTCCTTCACTCCCCGGGTGCGGGAAGTGGAGTCCACGCCTATGATGATAGAGAACATCCAGGAGCTCATTCGATCAGCCCAGGAGATGGATGAAATGAATGATCTGTATGATGAAGAACCCGTCTGGAGAAAGCCAACCCGTGACAG CCTCCTGCAGATGCCCCATGTAGAGGCTTTGCTGGTGCTGTGCTATTCGATTGTGGAGAACACCTGCACCATAACCCCCACAGCCAAGGCCTGGCAGTACGTGGAGGAGGAGATCCTTGGTTTTGGGAAGCCG GTCTGTGATAGCCTTGGGCGGCGACACTCAGCCACCTGTGACCTCTGTGACTTCTGCTCCCTGAAGCTGGAACAGTGCCACTCAGAGGCCATCCTGCAGCGGCAGCTGTGTGACAGCTCCCACAAAACACCCTTCATCAGCCCCTTGCTCATAGCCCAGAGCATGTCCATCGGTACCCAG GTAGGGACCCCAACATCAGGCCGCTTCTACGGGCTGGATATGTATGGCGGGCTCCGCATGGACTTCTGGTGTGCCCGACTAGCCACCAAGGGCTGTGAAGATGTTCGAGTGTCCGGCTGGCTCCAGACAGAATTCCTTAGCTTCCAGGATGGGGATTTCCCCACCAAG GTGTCCCGTATGAGATGTCTGCAGAACGAGACTTACAGTGTCTTGAGCCAGGCCAAAAGCGAGGACCTTGTACTTCGATGGAGCCAGGAATTCAGCACCTTGACTCTAGGCCAAGCCGGATGA
- the LOC121480232 gene encoding acrosin-binding protein isoform X2 → MRKLAAGFLVSLLEVLLLLLTPAPAQDSISASTPGSPLSSTEYERFFALLTPTWKAETTCRLRATHGCRNPTLVQLDQYENHGLVPDGAVCSDLPYASWFESFCQFTQYRCSNHVYYAKRVRCSQPVSILSPNTLKEIDASSDVPPTTMTSPLSSHVTATERQAFQPWPERLNNNVEELLQSSLSLGGQEQGSERKQEQGQEHKQEQGQEHKQEEGQEQEEQEELEEEGKQEEGQGAEEGLESMAGLQTDPELKFQSEFVSSNPFSFTPRVREVESTPMMIENIQELIRSAQEMDEMNDLYDEEPVWRKPTRDSLLQMPHVEALLVLCYSIVENTCTITPTAKAWQYVEEEILGFGKPVCDSLGRRHSATCDLCDFCSLKLEQCHSEAILQRQLCDSSHKTPFISPLLIAQSMSIGTQVGTPTSGRFYGLDMYGGLRMDFWCARLATKGCEDVRVSGWLQTEFLSFQDGDFPTKICDTDYVQYPNYCAFKSQQCLMRSRDRKVSRMRCLQNETYSVLSQAKSEDLVLRWSQEFSTLTLGQAG, encoded by the exons ATGAGGAAGCTAGCTGCTGGCTTCCTTGTCTCACTCCTCGAGG TGCTGCTCCTACTTCTGACACCCGCCCCAGCCCAGGATTCAATTTCGGCCTCCACGCCAGGCAGCCCTCTGTCTTCCACCGAGTATGAACGCTTCTTCGCGCTGCTAACCCCAACCTGGAAAGCAGAGACTACCTGCCGTCTCCGTGCAACGCACGGCTGCCGGAACCCCACCCTCGTGCAGCTGGACCAGTACGAAAATCACGGCTTGGTGCCCGATG GCGCTGTCTGCTCAGACCTCCCTTATGCCTCCTGGTTTGAATCCTTCTGCCAGTTTACTCAGTATCGTTGCTCCAACCACGTCTACTATGCCAAG AGGGTCCGGTGCTCCCAGCCAGTCTCAATCCTCTCACCTAACACTCTCAAGGAGATTGATGCTTCCTCCGATGTCCCTCCCACCACGATGACCTCCCCCCTCTCATCTCACGTCACAG CCACAGAACGACAGGCCTTCCAGCCATGGCCTGAGAGGCTTAACAACAATGTGGAGGAGCTGCTGCAATCGTCCTTGTCCCTGGGGGGCCAGGAGCAAGGTTCAGAGCGCAAGCAGGAACAAGGACAAGAGCACAAGCAAGAACAAGGGCAAGAAcataagcaggaggaagggcaagaGCAAGAAGAGCaagaggagctggaggaggagggaaagcaagaggaaggacagggggcagaggagggactgGAGTCAATGGCAGGGCTGCAGACAGACCCAGAGCTCAAGTTCCAGTCAGAATTTGTGTCTTCCAACCCTTTCTCCTTCACTCCCCGGGTGCGGGAAGTGGAGTCCACGCCTATGATGATAGAGAACATCCAGGAGCTCATTCGATCAGCCCAGGAGATGGATGAAATGAATGATCTGTATGATGAAGAACCCGTCTGGAGAAAGCCAACCCGTGACAG CCTCCTGCAGATGCCCCATGTAGAGGCTTTGCTGGTGCTGTGCTATTCGATTGTGGAGAACACCTGCACCATAACCCCCACAGCCAAGGCCTGGCAGTACGTGGAGGAGGAGATCCTTGGTTTTGGGAAGCCG GTCTGTGATAGCCTTGGGCGGCGACACTCAGCCACCTGTGACCTCTGTGACTTCTGCTCCCTGAAGCTGGAACAGTGCCACTCAGAGGCCATCCTGCAGCGGCAGCTGTGTGACAGCTCCCACAAAACACCCTTCATCAGCCCCTTGCTCATAGCCCAGAGCATGTCCATCGGTACCCAG GTAGGGACCCCAACATCAGGCCGCTTCTACGGGCTGGATATGTATGGCGGGCTCCGCATGGACTTCTGGTGTGCCCGACTAGCCACCAAGGGCTGTGAAGATGTTCGAGTGTCCGGCTGGCTCCAGACAGAATTCCTTAGCTTCCAGGATGGGGATTTCCCCACCAAG ATTTGTGACACAGACTATGTACAGTATCCAAACTACTGTGCCTTCAAAAGCCAACAGTGCCTGATGAGAAGCCGGGACCGGAAG GTGTCCCGTATGAGATGTCTGCAGAACGAGACTTACAGTGTCTTGAGCCAGGCCAAAAGCGAGGACCTTGTACTTCGATGGAGCCAGGAATTCAGCACCTTGACTCTAGGCCAAGCCGGATGA
- the ING4 gene encoding inhibitor of growth protein 4 isoform X3 encodes MAAGMYLEHYLDSIENLPFELQRNFQLMRDLDQRTEDLKAEIDKLATEYMSSARSLSSEEKLALLKQIQEAYGKCKEFGDDKVQLAMQTYEMVDKHIRRLDTDLARFEADLKEKQIESSDYDSSSSKGRTQKEKKAARARSKGKNSDEEAPKATQKKLKLVRTSPEYGMPSVTFGSVHPSDVLDMPVDPNEPTYCLCHQVSYGEMIGCDNPDCSIEWFHFACVGLTTKPRGKWFCPRCSQERKKK; translated from the exons ATGGCTGCGGGGATGTATTTGGAACATTATCTGGACA GTATCGAAAACCTTCCCTTCGAACTGCAGAGAAACTTTCAGCTCATGAGGGACCTGGACCAAAGAACAGAGG ACCTGAAGGCTGAAATTGACAAGTTGGCCACTGAGTATATGAGTAGCGCCCGCAGCCTGAGCTCCGAGGAAAAACTGGCTCTTCTCAAACAGATCCAGGAAGCCTATGGCAAATGCAAGGAATTTGGTGACGACAAGGTGCAGCTTGCCATGCAGACCTATGAGATG GTGGATAAACACATTCGGCGACTGGACACAGACCTGGCCCGTTTTGAAGCTGATTTAAAGGAGAAGCAGATTGAATCAAGTGACTATGACAGCTCGTCCAGCAAAG GCCGGactcaaaaggagaagaaagctgCCCGTGCTCGTTCCAAAGGGAAAAACTCAGATGAAGAAGCTCCCAAAGCCACCCAAAAGAAGTTAAAGCTTGTGCGCAC AAGTCCTGAGTATGGGATGCCCTCAGTGACCTTTGGCAGTGTCCACCCCTCTGATGTGTTGGATATGCCTGTGGATCCCAACGAACCCACCTATTGCCTTTGTCACCAGGTCTCCTATGGAGAGATGATTGGCTGTGACAACCCTGAT TGTTCCATTGAGTGGTTCCACTTTGCCTGTGTGGGGCTGACGACCAAGCCTCGGGGGAAGTG GTTCTGCCCACGCTGCTCCCAGGAAcgcaagaagaaatag
- the ING4 gene encoding inhibitor of growth protein 4 isoform X2, producing MAAGMYLEHYLDSIENLPFELQRNFQLMRDLDQRTEDLKAEIDKLATEYMSSARSLSSEEKLALLKQIQEAYGKCKEFGDDKVQLAMQTYEMVDKHIRRLDTDLARFEADLKEKQIESSDYDSSSSKGKKSRTQKEKKAARARSKGKNSDEEAPKATQKKLKLVRTSPEYGMPSVTFGSVHPSDVLDMPVDPNEPTYCLCHQVSYGEMIGCDNPDCSIEWFHFACVGLTTKPRGKWFCPRCSQERKKK from the exons ATGGCTGCGGGGATGTATTTGGAACATTATCTGGACA GTATCGAAAACCTTCCCTTCGAACTGCAGAGAAACTTTCAGCTCATGAGGGACCTGGACCAAAGAACAGAGG ACCTGAAGGCTGAAATTGACAAGTTGGCCACTGAGTATATGAGTAGCGCCCGCAGCCTGAGCTCCGAGGAAAAACTGGCTCTTCTCAAACAGATCCAGGAAGCCTATGGCAAATGCAAGGAATTTGGTGACGACAAGGTGCAGCTTGCCATGCAGACCTATGAGATG GTGGATAAACACATTCGGCGACTGGACACAGACCTGGCCCGTTTTGAAGCTGATTTAAAGGAGAAGCAGATTGAATCAAGTGACTATGACAGCTCGTCCAGCAAAGGCAAAAAGA GCCGGactcaaaaggagaagaaagctgCCCGTGCTCGTTCCAAAGGGAAAAACTCAGATGAAGAAGCTCCCAAAGCCACCCAAAAGAAGTTAAAGCTTGTGCGCAC AAGTCCTGAGTATGGGATGCCCTCAGTGACCTTTGGCAGTGTCCACCCCTCTGATGTGTTGGATATGCCTGTGGATCCCAACGAACCCACCTATTGCCTTTGTCACCAGGTCTCCTATGGAGAGATGATTGGCTGTGACAACCCTGAT TGTTCCATTGAGTGGTTCCACTTTGCCTGTGTGGGGCTGACGACCAAGCCTCGGGGGAAGTG GTTCTGCCCACGCTGCTCCCAGGAAcgcaagaagaaatag
- the ING4 gene encoding inhibitor of growth protein 4 isoform X1 encodes MAAGMYLEHYLDSIENLPFELQRNFQLMRDLDQRTEDLKAEIDKLATEYMSSARSLSSEEKLALLKQIQEAYGKCKEFGDDKVQLAMQTYEMVDKHIRRLDTDLARFEADLKEKQIESSDYDSSSSKGKKKGRTQKEKKAARARSKGKNSDEEAPKATQKKLKLVRTSPEYGMPSVTFGSVHPSDVLDMPVDPNEPTYCLCHQVSYGEMIGCDNPDCSIEWFHFACVGLTTKPRGKWFCPRCSQERKKK; translated from the exons ATGGCTGCGGGGATGTATTTGGAACATTATCTGGACA GTATCGAAAACCTTCCCTTCGAACTGCAGAGAAACTTTCAGCTCATGAGGGACCTGGACCAAAGAACAGAGG ACCTGAAGGCTGAAATTGACAAGTTGGCCACTGAGTATATGAGTAGCGCCCGCAGCCTGAGCTCCGAGGAAAAACTGGCTCTTCTCAAACAGATCCAGGAAGCCTATGGCAAATGCAAGGAATTTGGTGACGACAAGGTGCAGCTTGCCATGCAGACCTATGAGATG GTGGATAAACACATTCGGCGACTGGACACAGACCTGGCCCGTTTTGAAGCTGATTTAAAGGAGAAGCAGATTGAATCAAGTGACTATGACAGCTCGTCCAGCAAAGGCAAAAAGA AAGGCCGGactcaaaaggagaagaaagctgCCCGTGCTCGTTCCAAAGGGAAAAACTCAGATGAAGAAGCTCCCAAAGCCACCCAAAAGAAGTTAAAGCTTGTGCGCAC AAGTCCTGAGTATGGGATGCCCTCAGTGACCTTTGGCAGTGTCCACCCCTCTGATGTGTTGGATATGCCTGTGGATCCCAACGAACCCACCTATTGCCTTTGTCACCAGGTCTCCTATGGAGAGATGATTGGCTGTGACAACCCTGAT TGTTCCATTGAGTGGTTCCACTTTGCCTGTGTGGGGCTGACGACCAAGCCTCGGGGGAAGTG GTTCTGCCCACGCTGCTCCCAGGAAcgcaagaagaaatag